One part of the Paenibacillus silvisoli genome encodes these proteins:
- the pyrF gene encoding orotidine-5'-phosphate decarboxylase has product MKLSREQAAGRIMVALDYPDAAAAEALVRSLEGIPCFMKVGMQLYYAAGPDFVRGLKERGYKVFLDLKMHDIPNTVKGGANSITKLGVDVFNVHAAGGIEMMKAAMEGVEQALAGDSALRRPLVIAVTQLTSTSQQVLNDEIGIRGSVQEAVVRYAKLTKEAGLGGVVASPQEVQLIKEACGTEFRTITPGIRPAGADLNDQTRIMTPRQALEQGTDFMVIGRPITAAANPREALESIIEELI; this is encoded by the coding sequence ATGAAACTTAGCAGAGAGCAAGCGGCGGGCCGCATTATGGTTGCGCTCGATTATCCGGATGCGGCGGCGGCGGAAGCGCTCGTCCGCAGTCTGGAAGGGATTCCGTGCTTCATGAAGGTCGGCATGCAGCTGTACTACGCGGCCGGTCCGGATTTTGTTCGGGGCTTGAAGGAGCGCGGCTATAAGGTGTTTCTCGATTTGAAGATGCACGATATTCCGAATACGGTCAAAGGCGGGGCGAACAGCATTACGAAGCTCGGCGTCGACGTGTTTAACGTGCATGCGGCAGGCGGCATCGAGATGATGAAGGCTGCTATGGAAGGCGTGGAGCAGGCGCTTGCCGGCGACTCCGCGCTGCGGCGTCCGCTCGTCATCGCGGTCACGCAGCTGACAAGCACCAGCCAGCAAGTGTTGAACGATGAGATCGGCATACGCGGTTCCGTCCAAGAGGCGGTCGTTCGTTACGCGAAGCTCACCAAGGAAGCGGGCCTCGGCGGCGTTGTCGCTTCCCCGCAAGAAGTGCAGCTGATCAAAGAGGCGTGCGGAACCGAATTCCGTACGATTACGCCAGGCATTCGTCCGGCAGGAGCCGACCTGAACGACCAAACCCGCATTATGACACCAAGACAAGCGCTGGAGCAGGGGACCGACTTCATGGTCATCGGACGTCCGATAACGGCTGCAGCCAATCCGCGCGAAGCGCTGGAATCCATCATTGAGGAGCTGATCTAG
- the pyrE gene encoding orotate phosphoribosyltransferase, translated as MTTSVLEQLPREIAKGLLKINAVALRPNEPFTWTSGMKSPIYCDNRLTMSYPEIRELIAEGFATVIREQFPDCEAVAGIATGGIPHAAWVAQKLNLPMLYVRDKAKGHGKTNQIEGHFKPGQKVVLIEDLISTGGSSLKAAVAVREAGCEVQGVVAIFTYQFPNAAAAFEQEGIPLATLSNYTSLIEVAAEQGIVQSGDIALLQSWRENPQAFGV; from the coding sequence ATGACAACATCTGTACTGGAACAATTACCGCGCGAGATCGCGAAAGGGCTGTTGAAGATCAATGCCGTCGCGCTTCGCCCGAACGAGCCGTTTACGTGGACAAGCGGCATGAAATCGCCGATTTACTGCGATAACCGTCTGACGATGTCGTATCCGGAAATCCGCGAGCTGATCGCGGAAGGCTTCGCAACCGTCATCCGCGAGCAATTCCCGGATTGCGAGGCGGTAGCCGGCATTGCGACAGGCGGCATCCCGCATGCGGCATGGGTAGCGCAGAAGCTGAACCTGCCGATGCTGTACGTGCGCGACAAAGCGAAAGGCCACGGCAAAACGAACCAAATCGAAGGGCATTTCAAGCCGGGTCAAAAGGTCGTGCTGATCGAGGACTTGATCTCCACCGGCGGCAGCTCCTTGAAGGCGGCGGTCGCGGTTCGCGAAGCCGGCTGCGAGGTGCAGGGCGTCGTGGCGATCTTCACGTACCAGTTCCCGAACGCGGCGGCGGCATTCGAGCAGGAAGGCATTCCGCTTGCGACGCTGTCGAACTACACGTCGCTGATCGAAGTCGCAGCCGAGCAGGGCATCGTGCAAAGCGGCGACATCGCGCTGCTGCAATCGTGGCGCGAGAACCCGCAGGCGTTTGGCGTATAG
- the carB gene encoding carbamoyl-phosphate synthase large subunit, with translation MPRNNKLKKILVIGSGPIVIGQAAEFDYAGTQACQALKEEGYEVVLINSNPATIMTDTNMADKVYIEPITLDFVTQIIRQERPDGLLPTLGGQTGLNMAVELARAGVLQRENVQLLGTQLTAIEKAEDRDLFRDLMRELEQPVPESVIVTTIQEAVDFANEIGYPIIVRPAYTLGGTGGGICANEAELLEIVASGIRYSPIGQCLIEKSIAGMKEVEYEVMRDANDNCIVVCNMENFDPVGVHTGDSIVVAPSQTLSDREYQMLRSASLKIIRALNIEGGCNVQFALDPFSYQYYVIEVNPRVSRSSALASKATGYPIAKMAAKIAIGYTLDEIVNPVTGQTYACFEPTLDYIVSKIPRWPFDKFTSANRKLGTQMKATGEVMAIGRTFEESMHKAVRSLEIGTHRIHLKDAVELHDDVLRLRLQKPDDERMFLVAEAFRRGYKLQDIQDLTKIDWWFLDKIEGIVAFEAELRGAAVLTNEQLYAAKRKGFSDRSIAEIRREGNHTTFTDEYEIRAHRIAQGFKPVYKMVDTCAAEFEATTPYYYSTYETENEVTETTKEKVLVLGSGPIRIGQGIEFDYSTVHAVWAIQKAGYEAVIINNNPETVSTDFSTSDRLYFEPLFFEDVMNVIEQEKPIGVIVQFGGQTAINLAAPLTKAGVRILGSSLESIDAAEDRKKFEALLNELNIKQPKGTTVTSVDEAVAAAQGLGYPVLVRPSYVLGGRAMEIVYSDEELLTYMVQAVKINPEHPVLIDRYMLGKEAEVDAICDGETVLIPGIMEHVERAGVHSGDSIAVYPPQSISTELQQKMVDITIKIAKGLDVIGLVNIQFVIFQDEVYVIEVNPRSSRTVPFLSKVTNIPMANLATKAILGEKLAELGYETGLWPEEDYVSVKVPVFSFAKLRRVDPTLTPEMKSTGEVMGRDQQYAKALYKGLVGAGMRIPPTGSIIATVSDKDKPEAIEILRGFYELGYNIIATGGTATALAEAGLKVQTVNKLSEGSPNILDLIRDGQAHFVVNTLTKGKTPERDGFRIRREAVENGVVCMTSLDTVRALLNMLETINFSSRPMPVLAQK, from the coding sequence ATGCCCAGAAATAATAAGCTGAAAAAAATTCTCGTTATCGGTTCCGGTCCGATCGTCATCGGCCAAGCCGCCGAGTTTGACTACGCCGGCACGCAAGCATGCCAAGCGCTTAAAGAAGAAGGCTACGAGGTAGTCTTGATCAACAGCAACCCGGCTACGATCATGACGGACACGAACATGGCCGACAAAGTATACATCGAACCGATCACGCTTGATTTCGTGACGCAAATCATTCGCCAAGAGCGTCCGGACGGCTTGCTGCCGACGCTAGGCGGTCAAACCGGCCTTAACATGGCGGTTGAGCTGGCGCGCGCAGGCGTGCTCCAGCGCGAGAACGTGCAACTGCTCGGTACGCAGCTGACGGCGATCGAGAAAGCGGAAGACCGCGACTTGTTCCGCGATCTGATGCGCGAGCTTGAGCAGCCGGTACCGGAGAGCGTAATCGTAACGACGATACAGGAAGCGGTTGATTTTGCCAATGAAATCGGCTATCCGATCATCGTTCGTCCGGCGTACACGCTGGGCGGAACAGGCGGCGGCATCTGCGCGAACGAAGCCGAGCTTCTTGAAATCGTCGCATCCGGCATCCGTTACAGCCCGATCGGCCAATGCTTGATCGAGAAATCGATCGCCGGCATGAAGGAAGTCGAGTACGAAGTTATGCGCGACGCGAACGACAACTGTATCGTCGTTTGCAACATGGAAAACTTCGACCCGGTTGGCGTCCACACAGGCGATTCCATCGTCGTGGCGCCAAGCCAAACGCTGTCCGACCGCGAGTACCAAATGCTCCGTTCGGCATCGCTTAAGATCATCCGCGCCCTGAACATCGAAGGCGGCTGTAACGTACAGTTCGCGCTTGATCCGTTCAGCTACCAATACTATGTCATCGAGGTTAACCCTCGCGTAAGCCGTTCGTCGGCGCTCGCATCCAAAGCGACGGGCTACCCGATCGCGAAAATGGCGGCGAAGATCGCAATCGGCTACACATTGGACGAGATCGTCAACCCGGTTACGGGCCAAACGTACGCATGCTTCGAGCCGACGCTGGACTACATCGTATCGAAAATCCCGCGCTGGCCGTTCGATAAATTCACGTCCGCTAACCGCAAGCTGGGCACGCAAATGAAAGCGACCGGCGAAGTCATGGCAATCGGCCGCACGTTCGAGGAATCCATGCATAAAGCGGTTCGCTCCCTGGAAATCGGCACGCACCGCATTCACTTGAAGGATGCCGTCGAGCTGCATGACGACGTACTTCGCCTGCGCCTGCAAAAGCCGGACGACGAGCGCATGTTCCTTGTGGCGGAAGCGTTCCGCCGCGGTTACAAGCTGCAGGATATTCAAGACCTGACGAAGATCGACTGGTGGTTCCTCGATAAAATCGAAGGCATCGTCGCTTTCGAAGCCGAGCTGCGCGGCGCTGCGGTTCTGACGAACGAGCAGCTGTACGCGGCGAAGCGCAAAGGCTTCTCCGACCGTTCGATCGCGGAAATCCGCCGCGAAGGCAATCATACGACGTTCACGGACGAGTACGAAATTCGCGCGCACCGTATCGCGCAAGGCTTCAAGCCGGTTTACAAAATGGTTGATACGTGCGCGGCCGAGTTCGAAGCGACTACGCCGTACTACTACTCGACTTATGAAACCGAGAACGAAGTGACGGAAACGACGAAAGAGAAAGTGCTCGTGCTTGGCTCCGGCCCGATCCGGATCGGCCAAGGCATCGAGTTCGACTACTCGACCGTTCACGCGGTATGGGCGATTCAAAAAGCCGGCTACGAAGCGGTTATTATCAACAACAACCCGGAGACGGTTTCGACGGACTTCAGCACTTCCGACCGACTCTACTTCGAACCGCTCTTCTTCGAAGACGTCATGAACGTCATCGAGCAAGAGAAGCCGATCGGCGTAATCGTGCAATTCGGCGGCCAAACGGCGATCAACCTTGCAGCTCCGCTGACCAAAGCAGGCGTACGCATCTTGGGCTCCAGCCTGGAAAGCATCGACGCTGCCGAAGACCGCAAAAAGTTCGAGGCGCTTCTGAACGAGCTGAACATCAAGCAGCCTAAAGGCACGACGGTTACTTCCGTCGACGAGGCAGTTGCCGCGGCGCAAGGCCTTGGCTATCCGGTGCTCGTTCGCCCATCGTACGTCCTTGGCGGACGCGCAATGGAAATCGTCTACTCCGATGAAGAGCTTCTGACCTACATGGTGCAAGCGGTGAAAATCAATCCGGAGCATCCGGTTCTGATCGACCGCTACATGCTGGGCAAGGAAGCCGAGGTTGACGCGATCTGCGACGGCGAAACCGTCCTGATTCCGGGCATCATGGAGCATGTCGAGCGCGCAGGGGTTCACTCCGGCGACTCCATCGCCGTGTACCCGCCGCAATCGATCTCGACTGAATTGCAGCAGAAGATGGTCGACATCACGATCAAAATCGCTAAAGGCTTGGATGTTATCGGTCTGGTGAACATCCAGTTCGTTATCTTCCAAGACGAAGTGTACGTGATCGAGGTTAACCCGCGTTCTTCCCGTACGGTTCCGTTCCTGAGCAAAGTGACGAACATTCCGATGGCGAACCTGGCGACGAAAGCGATTCTCGGCGAGAAGCTTGCAGAGCTTGGCTATGAAACGGGTCTGTGGCCTGAAGAGGACTACGTATCGGTCAAAGTACCGGTATTCTCCTTCGCGAAGCTGCGCCGCGTTGACCCTACGCTGACGCCTGAGATGAAATCGACGGGCGAGGTTATGGGCCGCGACCAACAGTACGCGAAAGCACTATATAAAGGCTTGGTTGGCGCAGGCATGCGTATTCCGCCAACCGGCTCCATCATTGCGACGGTGTCCGACAAAGACAAGCCGGAAGCGATCGAAATCCTGCGCGGTTTCTACGAGCTGGGCTACAACATTATCGCGACAGGCGGCACCGCAACGGCGCTGGCTGAAGCCGGCTTGAAGGTACAAACCGTGAACAAGCTGAGCGAAGGCTCGCCGAACATTCTCGACCTGATCCGCGACGGTCAAGCGCACTTCGTCGTCAACACGCTGACGAAGGGCAAGACGCCCGAGCGTGACGGCTTCCGTATTCGCCGCGAAGCGGTTGAGAACGGCGTCGTATGTATGACATCGCTGGACACGGTTCGCGCGCTGCTCAACATGCTGGAGACGATCAACTTCTCCTCGCGCCCGATGCCGGTTCTGGCTCAAAAATAA